In Topomyia yanbarensis strain Yona2022 chromosome 2, ASM3024719v1, whole genome shotgun sequence, one DNA window encodes the following:
- the LOC131683693 gene encoding GTPase-activating protein CdGAPr isoform X2, translated as MMSHSSKHYQFSGATATTHPEAGSVGVIIKMSEKPRTISDSESEINYDMFNSSVTSECGGSLSVMNTSQISNASSDSTHIKSANLTRSQNLGGSCRFPKLEECAHFHYERVQLGKLSVRLVADEKNDSQLGPQSGQSSLLASTDLSSSQTAGSGGRNNWFIIRITAGRSDSFMIKRSFENMCFLDEMLHRCVYDRRVSELENLKEMDVSDKGDDELEALVGLYLSRLSMIASDAMTCGPVLTWLQIDNKGRRLPVADEQTMKCINTPAVGAAYGVRRYVAQACDEISIEVGDMISVIDMPSPAESIWWRGKKSHLQKNQYEVGFFPQSCVATIGDKVPRHMPFPAPLVGSLAVSPTKPVLRKHGKLIAFFRSFILSRPSRRRLKQSGIYRERVFSCDLGEHLLNSGQDIPMVLKCCAEFIEEYGIVDGIYRLSGITSNIQKLRRAFDEERIPDLTHPEIKQDIHAVSSLLKMYFRELPNPLCTYQLYDHFVEAIQTRPDAPTDLKLRLIRQTVQKLPPPHYRTLKYLATHLFKIARASTSTGMTERNIAIVWAPNLLRSPALESGGVAALRGVGVQAVVTEYLISNCERIFDDNADDFGSHYIESQPNSLSDSNSIHNHGGLDQELSISMERPKSLSVGGAKLLSLEEARIRRNCMENSEKTIPINITNPSTHIGSYIEVGGGPSSLPDKYHTVLPVPSWNKRKSHSSWKSIFTRQPRQSNSNQDIKEYSNASTPTSKEPPLIVANGRAVIEERVKPEQNGELKESNSGLLQDKLTKSVDLFDGKSLTIESCARSNSVDSLRTTGHSRSVSHDSYFDLLQSPLRGGVVTCPSRELSELGLNFDREEPEMRIFSESESLVSSPKVAKESVRRTLRARPEEYTSGGNSVNPSPKKQPRLNIQSPTEAGKQQQWMVATAGSGSLNQDESLCKRYKLEDQLSDIQYIDCNTPEHNVSSAGSSLNNNTIFTSAQVHKPPLQEDSDGENELIGVRNSYPGPQYSYVKYDSPIKETRFSYPGSSAKNRETKEQAMSVDGRQQLVHKNGSSLYESFILCSQASKPPKYPGRYSYYQPSSGAGGGDDHEIGASGDKGESRRDESLQVVPRSCSENVLRKSETQKSKLSAVTPQSPVQSPCYSLLLGSTSSDNSSNLNTPVYDMDVSALLGQQQQPLEKTKDDSEQRDIKALKRELSLDLSEAGVKIVAGKLMSAKKLSSPNTPLNFASDNTTTNTTTTTSQSMTPSEYCYQNLNPELSPGELASFAQKVAPSNNKPGTPIKATINITYNVRSPVRKEQEDSIFRSPAHSVGSLTPTSPKKLEHEIAPTKADDDLLEEEEYQRERRSIYENVLVAPVESQTGRESAAAKRLLETNFDETMVYEQVKFYKNAVSEVNHLLDDEEVEGQSKQMPELEASSKLLDLSINEDEVKVPELVSFEEKSKVKLKIQEDEDEEEEEEEDEEENTDGINNNKLDSRLGTDSSHSEVKEKVDFILTSKSEEESDDVPMSDVNDDSLEFDNTDISLYENVELRKKPCAPVYENMIPGPITPTCSTLKSTTDDEFSSLCADRSDMDNEMEYRIEIPPKIELKHSTNSVSVKQLATKFETSPVDAHPPFDFQQQSKLNNNRGSVGPVVTIRNKSAKDYQNLTNITRSLDENAFIREFGSARKLESFNKSIQQIPEIDNILNENNPNRRKSLDFTRPKSLNPPKKLPSLVGEGIENVKDGGPAPHDCCRPQQQKSSPPADLKLDLSTKIEDTKEARAYNVRITPTTENRISLVQYNYDNRINRRDSQQLQQQQQQLQQDEDRNSITSISSLKMLGSCKLDRSRIEKIKEERRHQLSEKYRSESFKGERTTDYSKLKSKSKSELREFKDSETIDPGKKYDSLRFRSKSRVELSDQQYNSMDSNGLCSAVSLNTVAPTGGRTRRISDEKNQNDCIASSSPPRVLTSTTGIANIPQDATISQVCDSKFEFKTRQKFDKRSGTSSGDYPSMGIPAGGVGRERDSFNGGTKSFVRSGTGTQRDRFSPQISIKDVAAMFESRSQNQS; from the exons ATGATGAGTCACTCCAGCAAGCACTATCAGTTTTCCGGAGCAACTGCTACCACCCATCCGGAGGCTGGCAGCGTTGGTGTCATCATCAAAATGTCTGAAAAGCCACGCACCATAAGCGATAGCGAGTCGGAGATCAACTACGACATGTTCAACAGCAGCGTGACGTCGGAGTGTGGCGGGTCATTGTCGGTGATGAACACCTCACAGATTTCGAATGCGTCCTCCGATTCGACGCATATCAAGAGTGCCAACCTGACGCGGTCGCAGAATCTGGGAGGA TCCTGTCGTTTCCCAAAACTGGAGGAGTGCGCCCACTTCCACTACGAACGCGTACAGCTGGGTAAACTATCCGTCCGGTTGGTGGCGGACGAGAAAAATGACTCCCAGCTGGGACCGCAGAGTGGCCAAAGCTCGCTGCTTGCTAGTACCGATCTGAGTAGCTCTCAAACAGCCGGCAGCGGTGGTAGAAACAACTGGTTCATTATCCGCATAACGGCTGGTCGGTCTGACTCTTTCATGATAAAGCGATCCTTTGAGAATATGTGTTTTCTGGATGAGATGCTTCACCGGTGCGTGTACGATCGGAGGGTGAGTGAGCTGGAAAATTTGAAGGAGATGGACGTGTCGGACAAGGGCGATGACGAGCTAGAAGCGTTGGTGGGATTGTACTTGAGCCGGCTGTCGATGATCGCTTCGGATGCTATGACGTGTGGGCCCGTGTTGACTTGGTTGCAGATTGACAACAAAGGCCGTAGATTGCCGGTGGCAGATGAACAAACGATGAAGTGTATCAATACACCAGCCGTCGGGGCAGCTTACGGAGTGAGGAGATATGTGGCACAGGCCTGTGATGAGATTTCAATCGAAGTGGGCGATATGATTTCCGTTATCGATATGCCAAGTCCGGCGGAATCGATTTGGTGGCGCGGCAAGAAAAGTCACTTGCAGAAAAATCAGTACGAGGTGGGCTTCTTTCCACAGAGCTGTGTGGCAACGATTGGCGATAAGGTTCCTCGGCATATGCCTTTCCCTGCTCCACTGGTAGGGTCCTTGGCTGTGTCTCCGACGAAACCAGTTCTTCGAAAACACGGTAAACTGATAGCTTTCTTCCGAAGCTTTATCCTATCGAGGCCTTCCAGACGACGACTGAAGCAAAGCGGAATTTACAGAGAGCGAGTATTTTCTTGTGACTTGGGAGAACATCTGCTCAACAGCGGACAAGACATTCCAATGGTTTTGAAATGTTGCGCGGAATTTATCGAGGAGTACGGAATAGTGGATGGAATTTATCGACTGTCGGGAATTACCTCCAATATACAGAAGCTAAGGCGTGCCTTCGACGAAGAACGCATTCCGGACCTAACACATCCCGAGATTAAACAGGACATTCATGCCGTTAGTTCCTTGCTTAAGATGTACTTTCGTGAACTGCCAAATCCACTGTGTACCTATCAGCTGTACGACCACTTTGTGGAGGCGATCCAAACGCGGCCGGACGCTCCTACCGATCTCAAACTTCGGCTGATCCGACAGACTGTTCAAAAACTGCCACCCCCTCACTATCGGACACTGAAGTATCTAGCGACACATTTGTTTAAAATTGCTCGAGCCTCGACTAGCACCGGTATGACCGAGCGTAACATTGCCATCGTGTGGGCACCGAATCTGCTACGCTCACCGGCACTGGAATCTGGAGGTGTAGCTGCTCTACGGGGTGTTGGTGTTCAAGCTGTAGTCACGGAATACCTGATCAGTAACTGTGAGCGGATCTTCGATGACAATGCGGATGATTTCGGCAGTCACTATATAGAATCTCAGCCGAATTCTTTAAGCGATTCCAACAGCATTCATAACCATGGTGGACTTGATCAGGAGCTGTCGATATCGATGGAAAGACCGAAAAGCTTAAGCGTGGGTGGTGCAAAACTGTTGAGCCTAGAGGAGGCCCGCATCAGGCGTAATTGCATGGAGAATAGCGAAAAGACTATCCCCATCAATATCACAAACCCTTCGACGCACATTGGTTCATACATCGAAGTCGGGGGCGGACCCTCGAGTTTGCCGGACAAGTATCACACAGTGTTACCGGTGCCGAG CTGGAATAAGCGAAAATCGCACTCTTCGTGGAAGTCTATATTTACGAGGCAACCGCGGCAATCTAACAGTAACCAGGATATTAAAGAGTACAGCAATGCGTCGACTCCCACATCGAAAGAACCACCGCTAATTGTCGCCAATGGAAGAGCGGTTATTGAGGAACGTGTGAAACCAGAACAGAATGGTGAACTAAAGGAAAGTAATAGCGGTCTGCTGCAAGATAAGTTAACTAAGA GTGTAGACCTTTTCGACGGCAAGTCACTCACCATAGAATCCTGCGCTCGGTCCAACTCGGTCGATAGCTTACGAACCACCGGACACAGCCGATCGGTTTCGCACGATTCGTACTTCGATTTGCTACAGTCGCCGCTGCGAGGAGGTGTAGTTACATGCCCTAGCCGAGAGCTGTCCGAGTTGGGACTAAACTTTGACCGGGAAGAACCTGAAATGCGCATCTTTTCCGAGAGTGAGAGTTTGGTTAGTAGTCCGAAAGTAGCGAAAGAG tCGGTTCGTCGAACGCTTCGAGCACGTCCTGAAGAATATACCAGCGGAGGCAACAGTGTTAATCCCAGCCCCAAGAAGCAGCCCCGTCTGAACATTCAAAGTCCTACCGAAGCTGGTAAGCAGCAGCAATGGATGGTTGCGACAGCCGGCTCCGGATCGCTGAATCAAGACGAAAGTCTCTGCAAACGCTACAAGCTGGAAGATCAGCTCAGTGATATTCAGTACATCGATTGTAACACCCCGGAGCACAATGTGTCTAGTGCAGGATCTTCGCTGAATAACAATACGATTTTTACCAGTGCCCAGGTGCACAAACCGCCTCTACAAGAGGATTCCGACGGAGAGAATGAGCTGATCGGAGTTAGAAACTCCTATCCTGGGCCGCAGTATAGCTACGTGAAGTATGACTCGCCCATCAAAGAAACCCGGTTCAGTTATCCGGGATCCAGTGCCAAAAATAGGGAGACCAAGGAGCAAGCGATGAGCGTGGATGGACGGCAACAGTTGGTGCATAAGAATGGATCATCGCTGTATGAGAG TTTTATTCTATGCAGCCAGGCGTCGAAACCGCCCAAATATCCGGGCCGTTACAGTTACTATCAACCTAGCAGCGGAGCAGGCGGAGGTGATGACCATGAGATCGGTGCATCCGGTGACAAGGGTGAGAGTCGTCGGGATGAATCGTTGCAGGTGGTTCCTAGGAGCTGCTCGGAAAATGTTCTAAGGAAAAGCGAAACCCAGAAGAGTAAGCTGAGTGCCGTTACACCCCAGTCGCCGGTTCAAAGTCCCTGCTATTCGCTGCTGCTCGGATCGACTAGTTCGGACAATAGCAGTAATTTGAACACCCCGGTTTATGATATGGATGTTTCGGCACTATTGGGTCAGCAACAGCAGCCGCTAGAGAAAACCAAAGATGACTCGGAACAGAGAGATATCAAGGCACTGAAAAGAGAGCTTTCGTTGGATCTTAGCGAAGCCGGAGTGAAGATAGTTGCAGGGAAGCTGATGTCAGCGAAGAAACTGTCTTCCCCGAACACCCCGTTGAATTTCGCTTCGGATAATACAACTACCAATACGACTACGACCACTAGTCAATCTATGACACCGAGCGAATACTGCTACCAAAACCTCAATCCGGAGCTTTCCCCGGGGGAACTGGCTTCGTTTGCACAGAAGGTAGCTCCCTCCAATAACAAACCGGGGACGCCGATTAAGGCCACCATCAACATAACTTACAATGTGCGATCACCTGTCAGAAAGGAACAAGAAGACAGCATATTCCGGTCGCCTGCTCATTCCGTTGGTTCACTAACGCCAACTTCGCCGAAAAAATTGGAACATGAGATAGCACCAACCAAAGCTGATGATGATTTGCTGGAAGAGGAAGAGTACCAACGGGAGAGGAGAAGTATCTATGAGAATGTGCTGGTAGCTCCCGTGGAATCACAGACGGGTAGAGAATCCGCTGCAGCCAAGCGATTGCTGGAGACTAACTTTGATGAAACCATGGTTTACGAACAAGTCAAGTTCTATAAGAACGCTGTCTCCGAAGTAAATCACTTGTTGGACGACGAGGAAGTAGAGGGACAATCGAAGCAAATGCCAGAGCTGGAAGCGTCCTCCAAGCTGTTAGATTTGTCCATCAACGAGGATGAAGTGAAAGTACCTGAACTAGTCTCGTTTGAGGAAAAATCTAAAGTAAAGCTGAAAATACAAGAGGATGAAGATGAAGAGGAGGAAGAGGAAGAAGACGAGGAAGAGAACACAGACGGTATTAACAATAATAAGCTAGATTCTAGACTTGGTACAGATTCGTCCCATTCCGAGGTGAAGGAAAAAGTAGATTTCATATTGACTAGCAAGAGCGAAGAAGAAAGTGACGATGTTCCGATGTCGGATGTGAACGACGATAGTCTCGAATTTGATAACACGGACATATCGCTGTACGAAAATGTGGAATTGCGGAAAAAGCCCTGCGCGCCAGTATACGAGAACATGATCCCTGGGCCAATCACGCCAACTTGTTCTACGCTTAAATCCACTACCGATGACGAATTTTCTTCCCTTTGTGCAGATCGGAGTGATATGGATAATGAGATGGAATACCGCATTGAAATTCCTCCTAAAATAGAACTGAAACATTCGACCAACAGCGTCAGTGTTAAACAGCTAGCAACCAAGTTCGAAACTAGTCCTGTGGATGCACATCCACCATTCGATTTCCAGCAGCAATCCAAACTTAATAACAACAGGGGAAGCGTTGGTCCGGTGGTAACCATTCGGAACAAATCCGCCAAAGACTACCAGAACCTTACCAACATAACGCGCAGTCTGGACGAGAATGCTTTTATCCGTGAGTTTGGTAGCGCCCGGAAATTGGAAAGTTTCAACAAAAGCATTCAACAGATCCCCGAGATCGACAACATTCTCAATGAGAACAATCCAAACCGGCGAAAATCGCTGGACTTCACCAGACCAAAGAGCCTAAATCCACCGAAAAAGCTACCCTCGCTGGTCGGGGAAGGTATCGAGAATGTGAAGGATGGTGGACCAGCCCCTCACGATTGCTGTCGGCCGCAGCAGCAAAAATCTTCCCCTCCCGCCGATCTCAAGCTGGACCTATCCACCAAGATCGAAGACACCAAAGAAGCCCGGGCGTACAACGTGCGGATCACACCAACTACCGAGAACCGAATTTCTCTGGTTCAGTACAACTATGATAATCGAATTAACCGACGTGATTCTCAGCAgctacaacaacaacaacaacagctacAGCAGGATGAAGACCGCAACAGCATAACGAGCATTTCGAGCCTGAAAATGCTTGGCAGTTGCAAACTGGATCGCAGTCGAATAGAAAAAATCAAAGAAGAACGTCGCCATCAACTTAGCGAAAAGTATCGCTCCGAGTCGTTCAAAGGCGAACGCACGACCGACTACAGCAAACTCAAGTCCAAATCCAAGTCCGAGCTGCGTGAATTCAAAGACAGTGAGACGATAGACCCGGGGAAGAAATACGATTCCCTACGATTCCGTTCAAAATCTCGCGTAGAACTTTCGGACCAGCAGTACAACAGCATGGATAGCAACGGGCTGTGCTCGGCGGTTTCGCTTAACACGGTCGCACCGACCGGTGGCCGGACGCGGCGCATAAGCGACGAAAAGAACCAGAACGATTGTATCGCCTCGTCTAGTCCACCGCGGGTGCTAACCAGCACCAccggtattgcaaacattccACAGGATGCCACCATATCGCAGGTGTGTGATAGCAAGTTTGAATTCAAGACCAGGCAAAAATTTGACAAGCGAAGCGGCACCAGCAGTGGCGATTATCCGTCGATGGGCATTCCCGCCGGGGGCGTCGGACGGGAACGGGACAGTTTCAACGGTGGCACCAAGAGCTTCGTCAGAAGTGGTACCGGAACACA ACGGGATCGCTTTTCGCCACAGATTTCAATCAAAGATGTCGCAGCAATGTTCGAGTCACGATCGCAAAATCAGTCGTAA